TTGGAGAGGGAAAAATACCCGTAGAGGCATGCCCACCGGGAATGTCTCTACGGGTATTTTCTGGACGGCGGAGATGCAGAGAGCCGCCTTCCGATGGTCTCAGCGCACCACCGCGAACGTCTTGACCACCCGCACGCCATCGCGCATTCCCACCAGGTGGTAGGTTCCGCGCGGCAGATCCAGCGCGATGGTTGGGGCAGGCGAAAACGAGGCCACCTTGCGTCCTTGCATGGACACGACCTCGAAGCGGGGTGTTCCCTGGATCCCGGAGAGATGAAGGATGCCGTTGGATGCACGGACCGAAAGGCCGCGAGTCGGGCCGCCACGATCGCGAATTCCGTCACACCGAAAACCCACCAGCCTCACGTCACTGATCCAAAATCGCGCAGATGCAGTGTCGGCTCGTTCAACACTGGCGTCTGCCATCTTGGTTTCCCAGGCGATTCGAACCATCTCGGCAGGATTGAAGCGAGCTGTGCTGGAGGAGGGGCGAGTCTTCGGGGGGCGAAGATCATCCAGCCCGATGCAGGCGGTACGGCCTTCCTGACTGGTCAATTCCGAAACCGGCAAGGAGGCGAAAAAGGCGACAGAATCCGGCTCTCGATCTTGGAACACCTTGAGTCGGACCGCTTCCACGGATTTGGAGGCGTATTCCACCTTGATCTGGAACTGAATTGCCGAAAGACTGTTCGCACACCAAAGCCCTCCGCCGCCGGAAAAGCCGACTCCCAGATATGCCCATCCTGCATCCGGGTGCCAGGCCGAGCCCAGGGTCCTGTCCAGCTGGGAAGTCAGGGCCGCCATCCCCGCGCTCCCATCGGCACTTCCGGTGACGACCAGCTTGGCTCTGGAGGAGCCCTTTGATTTGTCCGCCATGTCCTTGGGAACGCTGGCATCACCAGAATCTGTCACCGTATACCACCATCCACCGACTTCATTTTCTTCGTCTCCATCGGCAAAATCGTCCAGCATGGTGAATTCCCTTTGTCCTACGCACCCAATGCCGGAGGGATTGGGCCACGGGTTTTTCACGATCCCCTTCAACACGATGTTGCGGATCTCCAGATCCAGGCCGGGCATGGTTGGCTTGACACATTTTGCGCAAGGCTTGCCGTTTTGCGTCCCGCTATCCTGGTAGCTGGACCTGGGTGCGATCCGAAGGTGGGTCATCTTCTTCAGCACCGACTCGAGCCTGGGGAGCGTATCCAGGTTGGCGCCGTCGACATAGAAATCCTTGATGTCCAATTCGACGGTCTTCCAATCGGAAACACCGGTTGCAACGGTGGAACCACGCAAGACGTATTTGAACACGGCCCCCACAGCCAGCATCGTGTCCGAGTAGGCGCTGGATCCGATCGAGATTTCCAGGTCGCCGGTGATCGCCACGGAGTTCTTGAACTGGAACGAAATCGCGGTCAGGCCTGTGGGATCCAGAAGATCATCCCCCGGCCTCAGTTCGTGCACGAATCCCACGTTCGCCGAATTCCCTTCGGTACTATCGGATGCGTAATCCGCATGGAAGACCACCCGGCCGCTGTCCACCTTGATTTTGGTGGCGGAGGCTGGGTTCGAGAAGGTCCGGATCCCGTACAGTTTGTTGGCGGCAGCGGAGTCCGCAGCCTGCACGGGATAGCCGGACAGAATCCAGTCGGCCTGAGCGGTGGTGGCAAGGATCGCGGAAAGCGCGAGGGTGCTGGCGAGGTTTTGCATGGGCTGTGTCCCCTATGGAGGCGGAGGGCGGGTCTGACATTTAAGGTAGTCGCAGATATTTCTGGGTTGGTTCAATCGCAAAACGTTGGAACGGCAACGGATACCCCCGTTGCCGGGGCCGTTCCCGATACGGGCGACGATGTCCGTTTCGGAAACGCCATGGGCCGCAGCAACATTTTTTGGGGGCGCATCGGGTATCCGGCGGGTTCGATGAACGTTGGGCCATTTTCGAAAACCGCGGCGGAATCGGCCACGTCACTGGTAACGGGCACGTCGTAGAGACGCCCCGGCGGGGCGTCTCTACGATCGATCCAATGTTCACGACCATTCCAACGTTTTATGGTCAGACCAACGAAAATGGCCTCGTCCGCTGTGGACGAGGCCTTCGCCAAAATCTGTCGGTGAAGCAAGGAATTCGAGCGAGGGAGATGCAGACGACCGGCGGAGGTATCCGATCCGACGGGAGCCGTACATACGGTACGGCGACCCGAGGTGAGCGATGCCTCCAACGGGAGTATGCGCTCCCGCAGCCGAATTACTTCTTCAGCGAGCCGAACACCTTGTTGACGGTGATGTCGCGCTGCAACTGACCGATGGCTTCCACCAAGGGGATGTGCTTGGGGCAGGCTTTGACGCACTGCTGGGCCAAGCCGCAATCCTGGATGCCGCCCTTGTCGGTGACCTTGTCCAGACGCTTGGGCATCTGCATTTCACCGGTCGGGTGCATGTTGAACAGGCGAGCCTGTCCGAGCACCGCGGCGCCGATGAAGTCGTTGTCCTTCGTGAACTGGGGGCACACCTCCATGCAGCAGCCGCAGCTCATGCACTCGGAGTACTTGTAGGTGGTGGTCTGGTCGTCCGGATTCTGGCGAGGGCCAGGTCCGAGATCGTGGTAGCCGTCCACCTCCACCCAAGCGTTGACCTTCTTGAGGTTGTCGAAGATGCGCTGGCGGTTGACGCGAAGGTCGCGCTCCACCGGGAACTTCGACATGGGCTCGAGCTTGATGGGCTGCTCCAGCTGGTCCACCAGGGCCGTGCAGGCCTGGCGCACCTTGCCGTTGATGACCATCGTGCACGCGCCGCAGACCTCTTCCAGACAGGAGCTTTCCCAGGTGACCGGAGTCACGGATTTGCCCGACTTGTCCTTGGGGTCGCGACGAATTCCCTGCAGAAGGGAAATGACGTTCATCCCCTCTTCGTAGGGCACGGAGAACTCGACCCAATAGCTGGGAGCCTTGGGGCTGTCCTGACGCTTGACGAGAATTTCGACGTTCTTGCTCATGGCGTGGATCCTCCCTTAAGCCTTGGCCTGAGTGGCTTGACGCTTTTCCTTGAACTTGGCCCAGGCCTTCTTGCCCACGCCCGTATAGTCGCGAGGCTCCGGCTCCAGGTGGCGGGTGTCCACCGCCTGGTATTCGATGGTCGGATGCGACTTCTTGGGGTCGTACTTGGCCACGGTGGTCTTGAGCCAGGTCTGGGTTTGGGCCAGGAACTTCTCGTAGTAAGCGGTCCAGGCGGGATCTTCGATCGGGGTCTCCTTGGAAGGAGCCGGATTGTCGAAGTCGGGCTTGGAGTGTGCACCGCGGCATTCGTCACGCAGCAAGGCAGCATCCACGACAGCCTTGGACATGGTGATCATGCCGTCGAGCTGACGCAGGAACACGGCGCTCATGTTGCCGGAGTTGGACTTGTCCAAGCTGGAGGCCTTCTTGAGGCGCTCCGCGAAGGAATCCACCATGCCCTGCAATTTCTTGAGCTCGCCGTTGTGGCGCTCGATCAAGCAGTAGGCGCTCATGGCATCACCCAGCTCCTTGTGGATCACGAACGGATTTTCCGGTCCGTCCTGGGCCGCGAGCTTCTTGTAGTTCTCTTCTTCCAGCTTGCACTCGGATTCCAGAACCGACGAGGCTGCCTCTGCCGTCTTGGAATTCTTGGCCAAAGCGGCCAGGGACTCGCCGCAAACCAGACCTGCGAAGATGCAACTCATGAGCGAGTTGGCACCCAAGCGGTTGGCGCCGTGGTACTGGTGGTCGGCTTCGCCGATCGCGTAGACGCCAGGAATGTTGGTTTCCTGGTTCTTGGGCGAATTCTTGAGAAGGCGACCCGTGGAGTCGGCCTCGTAGCCCGCGTACAATCCACCCATCGAGTAGTGGTAGGCGGGGTAGATCTCCATGGGGACCTTCTTGGGGTCCACGCCACGGAACTTCTCGTAGATGTCCAGGATCGCGCCCAGCTTCTTGAGGAGATATTCCTCGGGCTGGTGGGTGAGGTCCAGGTAGACCGCCTGACGACCGCCGATGCCGAGGCCTTCCTTGGTGCAGATCAAGGCGATTTCGCGGGAAGCGATGTCGCGGGGCACCAGGTTTCCGTACAGCGGGTAGCGCTCTTCCAGGAAGTAGTAACGCTCGGCGGGAGGGATCTCGTTCCAGGCGCGCTTGTCGCCAGCCTTGCGAGGCACCCAGACGCGGCCACCCTCGCCGCGGGCGGATTCGGAGATCAGACGCAATTTGTCCGATCCGGGAATGCCAGTGGGATGGATCTGCACCATTTCCGGATTGCCGTACCAAACGCCCTGCTTGTAGGCGGCGGCGGTGGCGGAGCCGAAATTGATGGTGGAGTTGGTGGTCTTGCCGAACATCAAGCCCGGGCCGCCGGTGGCGAGCACCACGGCCAAGCCGGGGAAACTCTTGAATTCCATGGTGGTGAGGTCTTGCGCGACCAAGCCCACCGCACGTCCGTCCTTGTCCAGGATCAGGCGGGTGAATTCCCAGTTTTCGAACTTGCGGACCTTGCCCTCGGCTTCCCAGCGACGCACTTGCTCATCGAGCGAGTACAGAAGCTGCTGGCCGGTGGAAGCGCCCGCGAAAGCGGTGCGGTGGTGCAGGGTTCCGCCAAAGCGACGGAAGTCCAGCAACCCTTCCGGGGTGCGATTGAAGGTCACGCCCAAGCGGTCCATCATGTTGATGACGCTGGGAGCGGCCTCGCACATGGAAAGCACCGGGGGCTGGTCGGCCAAGAAGTCGCCGCCCTTGATGGTGTCCACGAAGTGGATGTAGGGGCTGTCGCCTTCGCCCTTGGTGTTGACTGCTCCATTGATGCCGCCCTGCGCGCACACGGAGTGGCTGCGCTTGACGTGCACCATGCTGAAGATGTCGACTTCAAGGCCCAGCTCGCAGGCCTTCATCGCCGCGGCGAGGCCTGCGAGGCCTCCGCCGACGATCAGCACTCTCTTCTCGCTCATATCCGTACCTCGGTGTGGGATGCTGGTTCGATGGGATCAGACGTCGGCGACCGACGACTTCTGCTCGTAGGAGAAGAGTTCGTCGGCGGAAAACCAATAGGAGATCTCGCGAGAGGCCGATTCCGGCGAATCCGAGCTGTGGACCACGTTGGAACCCATGGTGGGTCCGAAAGCGTGGCGGATGGTGCCCGGTGCGGCCTTGGCCGGATCGGTGGCGCCATTGAGGGCGCGCACGTCGGCGATGGCGTTCTCGCCTTCCAGGGCGAGCACCAGGATGGGGCCGGAGGACATGAAATCCACCAGGCCGGGAAAGAAGGGGCGACCTTCGTGCTCGGCGTAAAATCCAGCGACCTTCTGGCTCGATGCGTGCAGGAGCTTGGCGCCGACGATCTTCAGGCGTGCGGTCTCGTAGCGGCGAAGGATCTCGCCGACGAGGGCCGACCGGACCGCGTTGGGTTTGATGATGGCGAACGTACGTTGGGTCATGGTCGCCAAATCTAGACTTCGAGGTCGTCTGCTGCCAGACTGGTTTCCACCCAAGCCACGACAATCCCCCAGAAAGGAATTAGCTTCCCTCACTTGCCGACCACCACCATCCCTTCGGGGCCTTTGTCGTGATCCGTCCTTCCCAGAACAAATTTGCCCCTGTCCTCCGCCTCGCGGAAGCTGGGATTATCCTGTCCTCCTTGATCGGCGCCTGTCATCTGATGGACTCGCCCTGTCCGGAATGGGGCTACCTGGCCTCCGTCGGACTCGGGCAGGTGATCCTCTACCTGCTGATCGCCGAACCCAGCTCCCTGTACGCCTCGTGGCGCGGCACGCCCGTTCGCGACGAACTGTTCCGGGCCATCGGAGTCTGGGTCTTCGCCTCCGCCGTCCTTGCCTTGGTCATCCAATCCATGCTTCCTGCCTTCGCACTGCCGCGCGAGCTCTTTTTGGCATGGATCGGAGTCGTTTTGGTCTTGCTGGTGGTTTGGCGAGCCATTTTCCGCATCAGTCTGGCGCTTTTCCGCAACCGCGGCGGCAATCGGGCCAAGGTCGCGATCGCACCTTCCGATGCACAGGGCGCCGAGGTGGGCCGGATCATCGAGAAGATGCCCAATTCCGGATTGGATGTGATGGGATGGTTCGACGATCGCGATCCGCACGGAGAGCGTCCGTCGTCGATTCCGCGCGAACGGATCAAGGGAGACATCGAGGAGCTGATCGCCCAGGCGCGCGAAGGCCTGATCGACCGGGTCTACCTCGCCTTCCCCCTTTCAGCCACGGAACGGACCCGTTATGTGATCCAGCGCCTGGCCGACACCACCGCCTCGGTCTACATCGTGCCGGACTTCTACACGTTCAATCTGATCAATTCGCGCATGATCCACCTGGGTCCACTGACGGCGATCTCGGTCCATGAGCTCCCCTACGCCGAGATCGACTGGTACATCAAACGCACCTTCGACATCGTCTTTTCGCTGGCGTTCCTCGCGGTTGCTGGCATTCCCATGCTGGGCATCGCCGCCGCGGTGAAGCTGACCTCCAAAGGTCCTGCGATCTTCAAACAGACCCGCTACGGCCTGGCCGGGCAGGAAATCGAAGTCTGGAAATTCCGTTCCATGCGTTCGCTGGACAACGGAACGAAGATCAAGCAAGCCATCAAGGGCGACCCCCGCATCACTCCCCTGGGAGCGTTTCTGCGCAAGACGTCCATCGACGAGTTTCCCCAGTTCATCAACGTGCTCCAGGGCCGGATGAGCATCGTGGGGCCCAGACCCCATGCGGTGGCCCACAACGAAGAATACCGCCGCAAGATCCACGGCTACATGCTCCGACACAAGGTCAAGCCCGGCATCACCGGCTGGGCGCAGGTCAACGGGGCTCGCGGCGAGACGGAGACCCTCGACAAGATGGAAAAACGGGTCAAGCTGGATCTGGACTATCTGCGCAACTGGTCGATCGTGCTGGACCTGAAGATCTGCATCATGACCGCTTGGCAATTGGTCTTCAAGCACGAAGACGTCTACTGATGACAGAATTCGACTATCGCGGCACGCTCGACGCGAAGGGCCTCCCCGAAGCGGGTCGCTTGACCATGCCGGCCGAATGGGCTGCTCGCAGGGGAACCTGGCTCGGCTGGCCTTGCAACCACGACACTTGGCCCGACGCCATCCGCGAGACGGTGGAGCACGCATTCGGAGCCTACGCCCAAGCCCTCGCCCTCTCGGAGGAAGTCCATTTCTGCGCAGGTTCTCCCGGGGTTCGCGCGCGGATCGAAGCGATCGTCGCCACGCTCGCCCATCGCGACCGGATCTTCCTGCACGACATCGCCATCGACGATTCGTGGCTGCGGGATTCCGGACCGATCTTCGTGCGCGACTCCCTCACGGGAACACTCGCCGTCACCGATTGGGATTTCGACAAGTGGGGTGGGAAGTATCCACCTTGGGATCAGGACGACCTCGTCCCCTCGCGCGTGGCCGCCCTTCGCGGGATGGATCGCTGGGTCCCCGGAATGACGCTGGAGGGAGGCTCGATCGATGTGGATGGGGAAGGCACCCTCCTGACCACCGAGCAGTGCCTGCTCAACGAGAACCGCAACCCTTGGCTGGATCGGAAAGGCATCGAGCTTCGGTTGTCCCGTTTCCTGGGCGCGCACAAGGTTCTCTGGTTGGGTCGCGGAGTGGATGGAGACGACACGGACGGGCATGTGGACGATCTGGCCCGTTTCCTCGCTCCGGGCCTGGTCTGCGCCGCGGTGGAAGAAGACGTCAACGACGAGAACCACGCGGCGCTCGACGACAATTTCCGACGCCTCGAAGGCATGACCGACGCCGCGGGGCGGCGCTTGGAAGTGGTGCCGCTGCCCATGCCCGCACCTGTGGTGGAGCTGGGGCTGCGCACTCCCGCCAGCTACTGCAATTTCCTGTTCACGGCCGACGGCATCCTGATGCCCGTCTTCGGCGACGCCATGGACGATCGCGCCGCCCGGATCCTCGAATCGGCGACCGGACGGAAAGTGTCCACCGTCGACTGCCGCAAGATCATCTTCGGCCAGGGCAGCCTGCACTGCCTGTCCCAGCAAGAGCCGAAATGACCCCGTGGCGACGCCAAAATCTGCGTCGCCACGGGGTCGTTCGAAGGGGTGGGAGGACAGCCGTCGTCGTGGTCATTCCCCGTTAGCATCTCCACAACAATCCTACTGTCCACCGATGCCGCCGTTCCCCGCATACCTGGCGACCCGGTTTTTATCCCTACAGGGAAGATACCGCTTTCCAGAACCGAAATCAAGCACGGTTGATACCCAGTCTCATCCGGCCATTCAGAACGTACGCAATGCGCGTACGCGGGGCACAATCCGAAACTTGGATCCCTGGTCGCAAACACGCATTGGACCTATTTATTGGATTGTTGCGGCGGGTTTCAGGCCCACCTTTCGAAACCGGGTGAGTGAAAGGAAAGGGTCCGTCGCGTCAAGCCACCTAGGGTTTACCCTAGGTGGCCTTCTTTTTTCAAAAAAAAGGCTCACGGCAAACGGCAGGGTCCCTCGCATCAAGCCACCTAGGATTTACCCGAAGGTGGCCTTCTTTTTTCAAAAAAAAGGCTCACGGCAGACGGCAGGGTCCCTCGCATCAAGCCACCTAGGATTTACCCGAAGGTGGCCTTCTTTTTTCAAAAAAAAGGCTCACGGCAGACGGCAGGGTCCCTCGCATCAAGCCACCGAGGATTTACCCGAAGGTGGCCTTCTTTTTTCAAAAAAAAGGCTCACGGCAGACGGCAGGGTCCCTCGCATCAAGCCACCTAGGATTTACCCGAAGGTGGCCTTCTTTTTTCAAAAAAAAGGCTCACGGCAGACGGCAGGGTCCTCGCATCAAGCCACCTAGGATTTACCCGAAGGTGGCCTTCTTTTTTCAAAAAAAAGGCTCACGGCAGACGGCAGGGTCCCTCGCATCAAGCCACCTAGGATTTACCCGAAGGTGGCCTTCTTTTTTCAAAAAAAAGGCTCACGGCAGACGGCAGGGTCCCTCGCATCAAGCCACCTAGGATTTACCCGAAGGTGGCCTTCTTTTTCAAAAAAAAGGCTCACGGCAGACGGCAGGGTCCCTCGCATCAAGCCACCTAGGATTTACCCGAAGGTGGCCTTCTTTTTTCAAAAAAAAGGCTCACGGCAGACGGCAGGGTCCCTCGCATCAAGCCACCTAGGATTTACCCGAAGGTGGCCTTCTTTTTCAAAAAAAAAGCTCACGGCAGACGGCAGGGTCCCTCGCATCAAGCCACCTAGGATTTACCCGAAGGTGGCCTTCTTTTTTGTAAAAAACGGCTTATGTCAGGCGGTACGGGTCCGTCGCGTCAAGCCACGATAGGATTTACCCGAAGGTGGCCTTCTTTTTAGGCCAGCGGCTGCAGATCAGGCCACACCCGGTCAGGCCATTTGGCGCGCCCCGCAGCGAGGAAAAGCTGAGCGCGCTCCAGGTTCCCCGCTTGTCGCAAGGCTTCCACCAGGGAGGCCCAGACCTCGGGAGTTTCCCCATCCTTTTCCATGCACCACGCGTAGAGTTCGGTGGCGCGCGCGGCCAAGCCATGGCGCAGATAGGCGTCAGGCAAGCTCGAGCGCGCCGGACGTCGATCCTGCAGAACGTCCTTGAGCAGCTTCAGAAGATCGATGGCCAGAGCCTCCCTGCCTTGGACTCGCCAGTGCTCCGCCAAAGTTTGCAGGGGCCGAATGGAAACCAGTTTGGGGTCGACGGGTAGCAGTGCCTGGCGAACGGAAGGAGTGAATGCCTTTTCCCAAAATTCCAGGGCGGCCTCGATTCCTTCCACACGTTCCCACACATC
This DNA window, taken from Fibrobacterota bacterium, encodes the following:
- the sdhB gene encoding succinate dehydrogenase iron-sulfur subunit produces the protein MSKNVEILVKRQDSPKAPSYWVEFSVPYEEGMNVISLLQGIRRDPKDKSGKSVTPVTWESSCLEEVCGACTMVINGKVRQACTALVDQLEQPIKLEPMSKFPVERDLRVNRQRIFDNLKKVNAWVEVDGYHDLGPGPRQNPDDQTTTYKYSECMSCGCCMEVCPQFTKDNDFIGAAVLGQARLFNMHPTGEMQMPKRLDKVTDKGGIQDCGLAQQCVKACPKHIPLVEAIGQLQRDITVNKVFGSLKK
- the sdhA gene encoding succinate dehydrogenase flavoprotein subunit, whose protein sequence is MSEKRVLIVGGGLAGLAAAMKACELGLEVDIFSMVHVKRSHSVCAQGGINGAVNTKGEGDSPYIHFVDTIKGGDFLADQPPVLSMCEAAPSVINMMDRLGVTFNRTPEGLLDFRRFGGTLHHRTAFAGASTGQQLLYSLDEQVRRWEAEGKVRKFENWEFTRLILDKDGRAVGLVAQDLTTMEFKSFPGLAVVLATGGPGLMFGKTTNSTINFGSATAAAYKQGVWYGNPEMVQIHPTGIPGSDKLRLISESARGEGGRVWVPRKAGDKRAWNEIPPAERYYFLEERYPLYGNLVPRDIASREIALICTKEGLGIGGRQAVYLDLTHQPEEYLLKKLGAILDIYEKFRGVDPKKVPMEIYPAYHYSMGGLYAGYEADSTGRLLKNSPKNQETNIPGVYAIGEADHQYHGANRLGANSLMSCIFAGLVCGESLAALAKNSKTAEAASSVLESECKLEEENYKKLAAQDGPENPFVIHKELGDAMSAYCLIERHNGELKKLQGMVDSFAERLKKASSLDKSNSGNMSAVFLRQLDGMITMSKAVVDAALLRDECRGAHSKPDFDNPAPSKETPIEDPAWTAYYEKFLAQTQTWLKTTVAKYDPKKSHPTIEYQAVDTRHLEPEPRDYTGVGKKAWAKFKEKRQATQAKA
- the ndk gene encoding nucleoside-diphosphate kinase yields the protein MTQRTFAIIKPNAVRSALVGEILRRYETARLKIVGAKLLHASSQKVAGFYAEHEGRPFFPGLVDFMSSGPILVLALEGENAIADVRALNGATDPAKAAPGTIRHAFGPTMGSNVVHSSDSPESASREISYWFSADELFSYEQKSSVADV
- a CDS encoding undecaprenyl-phosphate glucose phosphotransferase, with the protein product MIGACHLMDSPCPEWGYLASVGLGQVILYLLIAEPSSLYASWRGTPVRDELFRAIGVWVFASAVLALVIQSMLPAFALPRELFLAWIGVVLVLLVVWRAIFRISLALFRNRGGNRAKVAIAPSDAQGAEVGRIIEKMPNSGLDVMGWFDDRDPHGERPSSIPRERIKGDIEELIAQAREGLIDRVYLAFPLSATERTRYVIQRLADTTASVYIVPDFYTFNLINSRMIHLGPLTAISVHELPYAEIDWYIKRTFDIVFSLAFLAVAGIPMLGIAAAVKLTSKGPAIFKQTRYGLAGQEIEVWKFRSMRSLDNGTKIKQAIKGDPRITPLGAFLRKTSIDEFPQFINVLQGRMSIVGPRPHAVAHNEEYRRKIHGYMLRHKVKPGITGWAQVNGARGETETLDKMEKRVKLDLDYLRNWSIVLDLKICIMTAWQLVFKHEDVY
- a CDS encoding agmatine deiminase family protein, with the protein product MTEFDYRGTLDAKGLPEAGRLTMPAEWAARRGTWLGWPCNHDTWPDAIRETVEHAFGAYAQALALSEEVHFCAGSPGVRARIEAIVATLAHRDRIFLHDIAIDDSWLRDSGPIFVRDSLTGTLAVTDWDFDKWGGKYPPWDQDDLVPSRVAALRGMDRWVPGMTLEGGSIDVDGEGTLLTTEQCLLNENRNPWLDRKGIELRLSRFLGAHKVLWLGRGVDGDDTDGHVDDLARFLAPGLVCAAVEEDVNDENHAALDDNFRRLEGMTDAAGRRLEVVPLPMPAPVVELGLRTPASYCNFLFTADGILMPVFGDAMDDRAARILESATGRKVSTVDCRKIIFGQGSLHCLSQQEPK